A stretch of DNA from Vigna unguiculata cultivar IT97K-499-35 unplaced genomic scaffold, ASM411807v1 contig_689, whole genome shotgun sequence:
GGAATTTAtcttggttgagtatgattgtgtaATGATGGCTATGTATATAATAGAATATTCTGCATGTTTGGCATGAGTTATGAACGACGTATGACGGGTTGGGTATGATTTTGACATGTGGAATGAATGAATGGATTGGAACTAAAGGAATacgtgattaatatgagatgagaccctatattcatggggtggtgatgatccgAGGTATGGATTCGAAATCGGACgcgtatgaggaattaatctcaggggttggtatggaaatgtaaatatggtgttaatattctcttattgctgaaTTATGACTGTtagtccgtgtcagcgtgtaaattccttggggtctctaggtgagacctctggggtcgcgcttcagtggtcgggacgtaattccatggcccctgttagtgggtgcccatggtggtgccccatctgtataactaggtaaggattcaaggtaaggactgcatcctgacactctaaggggccagttagtctcacttagagcagactgactcctgtggtgagagtagcaggaggcctgaaattcattaagggctaaccttgtggtgagggagatttgattcatcgtaacacttgtaacacatagctcggagatgagcagctcagagTCGAGCATGGGTATTCactacaagtgcaagcatccgctgaatccgaccaagttatacgtatccggatgagtcgagtcgagtcgtagtgtattgaatgaagagtcataacatgtttggttgctatgtggatatgagatgaggaaaatatatttgactgcatgatgaatatgttgttggctctagcttacccgttttgttgcatggttgtgatgtatgtggctgttctctcttgcgatgatcatcaacttggtttatgggagcagatgggcgaggttctcatgggcaacaagggaatggcgactccgctacttagccatctgggctggatctCACACTTCTTTCTTTcgtgttttctttagggctatgacccGTGTATTCGTGGTTTTTAGATTGTAACTCTTAGTCAAACTTTTATCCTGCtagttggcatcgtggtgtgcctggttttgtaggggtgatgttggaaaccccaggactgcgcgtttttactatcttatgtgtgacgtttcctttaattatgtttataaattaaatgggacgttacaaccAACCTTATACATTATTTTcggttatttaaattttaggtagtcacaaatcaattttaaatcaatattttaaataaatttataattgattaaaaacaaacattaaaaattagttCAGATTTAGAGTATACGTTCATCCCAACCAAACCTCCGTGCTTTTGTTTCCCAATTTCTCCAACATCCTCTTTACCTCAAACTCCTGAACCTAACCTCCGTGCTTTTGTTTCCCAAACCTCGTATTATGTCGCTGGTTATGCATTTCAGGGATTTCAAGGCATATAATTCTCCTCAGCTTTGTTCCTGGAGTCTTGGTGCGTGGCtttatttttttcctcattTACTCTGTAAAAGTAACAactatttatctatattttattcaaCTGCTGCAAAGACTGCATTTTGATGGTCTATAAATTgtcctttttattcttttggtgTAATGTGGAATTGTTCTATGATCTTATGATTGGCCAAATTATTTTCCTATCCAATAGAAGGAACTGATTAATgcctttttttaatatttaactatacAACTATATATATACACCTGATTTTTAATAGATAGAACAATCGGTGACTTTAAGAATGAACTATAATAACTTTTCTTGTCTCCAATTTGCCTGCAAGCTGGAATTAAGTGTTGCAACATAATTATGCACCCTGCCAAGAAATTATTAGTTACTTCTAAACCATTATTTCTAATCACAACTTTCGTCTCTGAACtcttcaaacaaaattttagttttgatattAAAGAACACGAAGGCAACAACATAAGTAAGGATTGGATCTTGTCTGGTTTAAAATGTGAATAAAAAGCCTCATTTTGTGAGATTTAGATTAGACAGGTTTTATTAAGAAACCTTGGtgtagttaattaaaattataagaatgacAACTGGATGATCAGGTTTTGCTTTAAtctaaatgatattttgattaatttgtagATGAAGTCATTGCTTTATACTTTTGTGACATGACAACAAAGTCCCTCGTGGCCTCTACCAGTTCTGTTTTGTATATAGTGTTGTTTTTATTGTATCATTTGGTCATGAAGCTATTGGCAATTTGGTATCTTTGAGATCTGTGGCCATATTGGATGCTATGCTTCATAGGGGAAAATTTGTTTGTACACATGATGTGTAAGGTTGAACCCTTTTTCTGGGTTTTGTAGCAATTTGTTATTCTACctaaaagaaattcatatttgttattttacaaTCATATAAGAAGACTGTTTTATGATGCCCAAAAATTGTcaatgattttcttcttctttgtttattatattttgttcaaaatttagaTGTAAGTTTATGtgtcatattaaataaaataaaaaattgaataatatataaagaataaaatttataaattgattttcgTATGTTTGTTTTAAGTTGAAGATAATACTAATTCTttcttatattgattttttgagtgatatattttttggaCCACAAAGTTGAAACAATTATCTAattcaattatgttttttacaGCAATTATCTTAACAGTAGCTGAAACAATTATCAAGGAAAATTAATGAGAAAACCAGAGTCATGGACAAGAGTTGGATGTGTCAACCAAGATCTTCTGGCAAGTATTTAGATTGTTTAAACAAGTTTCTCGACTTTGCATTTAGTAATGCAGCATAAGGTGATCAAATTTTATGTCCGTGCAAGAATTGTAATAATTGTTGTTGGAGTAACCGAGCAGAAGTGTATGAACACTTAATTTGTGATGGATTTGATAAAATGGATTTTTCATGGGGAAGGTGGATCTTCAAAAGTGGATAAAGGAAAGGCTAATATGCATGATAATTTGGATGAACTTTTAGAGGATACTTTCATGATGCCTGAGTGTGATTTTGATGACATATTGGATGAAGACGAAGAGTTTGATGTAGAAATGGAGAGGATTTACAATTTAGTACGTGATGCTCGTCAAGAAGTATACCCGGGTTGtaaaaaattctcaaaactATCAATCATTGTTCGTTTACTCCATATTAAGAACCTTTATGGGTGGAGCGATGTATCATTTAGTGCGTTACTACTATTGCTCAAAGAATTGCTTCCTGAAAACTCTTCTTTGCCAGTAACATTCCAAGATTGCAAATACATAATCAAAGAGTTAGGTTGTAGTTATGAAAAAATCCATGCTTGTCCTAATTATTGTATCCTATTTTGGAAAGAGCATGAGAATGAAGATACATGCCCCAAGTGTATTGCTTCTAGATATAAAGAGAGAGGGTGTCTAAATCTTAAGAAGAAAGTTTCTTGCAAGGTAGTTTCTCCCCCGGTTCCAGCCAAAGTGTTGAGGTATTTTCCTCTTAAACCGAGGATCAAGAAGTTATATATGTCATCAAAAACTGTTGATTCAATGAAATGGCATGAGAAGGGCCGTACTAATGATGGAAAATTAAGGCATCCTGCAGATTCATTTGCTTGGAAAACTTTTGATTCACTACATCCTGATTTTGCATTGGATCCACGAAATGTGAGGCTTGGGTTAGCAAGTGATGGATTTAATCCATATAAGACAATGAGTAGCAAATATAGTATTTGGCCGGTTGTTCTGATGTTATCTATGGGCCTGCATGAAGCAACCTTATTTGATGTTATCTTTACTTATTTCAGGTCCTTCTTCCCCTAAAAGTAGCATAGATGTCTATTTAAAACCTCTAGTTGATGAGCTAAAGGAGTTATGGGAGAAAGGATTTGAAACCTATGATGCCTCTAGTAAGCAATATTTTAATGTTCGAGCTGCATTACTTTGGACTGTGAGTGATTTCCCTGCCTATGCTATGCTATCAGGTTGGCGTACTAGTGGAAAGTTGGCGTGCCCTGTGTGTAACTATGATACATGGTCCAAGTACTTGccaaaaagtaaaaagatgTGTTACATGGGTCATCGTAGATTTTTGGACTCCAATCACAAATGGCGGAAAAATAAGAAGGGTTTTGATGGCTATGAAGAATTTAGAGTTGCTCCAGTTCCATTATTAGGTTCTACTATATTGGAAAAAATTGGCGAAAGAGAGAATTTATTTGGAAATCCtcaaaagaggaaaagaaataaTGTTGATCCATGGAccaaaaaaagtatattatttgAGTTGCCATATTGGGATACTAATTTGCACCGTCACAACCTCGATGTAATGCACATCGAAAAGAACATTTGTGAAAATGTAATTGGAACACTATTGAATGTAGATAGGAGATCAAAGGATTATATCAAAGCTCGCCTTGACTTGGTAAAGATGGGTATAAGGCAGGACATTCACCCAATAGAAATAgaaccaaataaataattgttaccACCTGCACGATTTACTCTTTCATCAAAAGAAAAGGATATCTTTTGTGGCATCTTGAAAGGAGTAAAGCTTCTAGAAAATTATGGGTCTAATATTTCTAATTGTGTTCAACTTGAGCAGCAAAAACTTCTTGGACTTAAAAGTCATGATTTTCATATTCTGATGCAAGACTTACTTAAAATAGCAGTACGAAGAGATTTACCAAAAGAAGTCGCAAgagttttaattaagttaagcTCATTCTTCAAGATTTTATGCTCCAAAGTTATCaatgttgaattatttgaatgtttgGATGTTGAAATTGCATTGATTCTTTGCGAATTGGAAAGAATTTTCCCTCcatctttttttgttataatggTTCATCTATCAATACATTTAGCATACGAAGCTAGAATTACAGGACCCGTGCATTACCGTTGGATGTATCCAATTGAGAGGTAATTTGATTTATAGTTTTGTGGTTTTGTAGgtttcttcttatatttgtaCTTAAGTTTTATACTTTTATGCTTATAGGTTTCTTCTTAAGTTAAAGAACTGTGTGCATAATAGACGTTATCCAGAGGGTTCTATTGCAGAAGGCTATATAGCAGATGAATGTTTGACATTTTGTTCAAGGTACTTAGATGACGATATccaaacaaaattcaataaaccAACAAGGAGTTTAGATGGTCCTGTAGGAGATGGAGTCATGACAAGTTTGGATCCTCTTACATGGGAGCAAGCTCATCGATATGTGTTATTCAATTCGGAAGCTATCAAACCATTTCTCAAGTAA
This window harbors:
- the LOC114172717 gene encoding uncharacterized protein LOC114172717, with the protein product MDLIKWIFHGEGGSSKVDKGKANMHDNLDELLEDTFMMPECDFDDILDEDEEFDVEMERIYNLVRDARQEVYPGCKKFSKLSIIVRLLHIKNLYGWSDVSFSALLLLLKELLPENSSLPVTFQDCKYIIKELGCSYEKIHACPNYCILFWKEHENEDTCPKCIASRYKERGCLNLKKKVSCKVVSPPVPAKVLRYFPLKPRIKKLYMSSKTVDSMKWHEKGRTNDGKLRHPADSFAWKTFDSLHPDFALDPRNVRLGLASDGFNPYKTMSSKYSPSSPKSSIDVYLKPLVDELKELWEKGFETYDASSKQYFNVRAALLWTVSDFPAYAMLSGWRTSGKLACPVCNYDTWSKYLPKSKKMCYMGHRRFLDSNHKWRKNKKGFDGYEEFRVAPVPLLGSTILEKIGERENLFGNPQKRKRNNVDPWTKKSILFELPYWDTNLHRHNLDVMHIEKNICENVIGTLLNVDRRSKDYIKARLDLVKMAYEARITGPVHYRWMYPIERFLLKLKNCVHNRRYPEGSIAEGYIADECLTFCSRYLDDDIQTKFNKPTRSLDGPVGDGVMTSLDPLTWEQAHRYVLFNSEAIKPFLKQHEEFVFSHNRQGSTRKWNKAKDQCLTFHEWFEDRVRNLDVSEDVKWLSKGPNTVARRFSAYAINGYKFVIESRERKTQNSGVMVVSSTVKFRNKKDENPLVENVTYYGVLKDIIELDYYEHFNGTIRARGKVSWAASSMEDTLNDQEVQTYIKKRKASWPSGSMTEILNELEETTSSPCLTPLAPYLINDDSLVIKKKRGSTKCLKTHGLSHEDRIQVRLNILGQLIGQYRAALSSYLGTLARNAHIAPLTYTTWRELKDNWEDMWQTVKSKFDIEERGKKWVLQSIGSSWRTHKCRLKKKFFKPNMKEEYNL